A window of the Agrococcus jejuensis genome harbors these coding sequences:
- the dut gene encoding dUTP diphosphatase encodes MDEVEVLIVGEPPAYAHPGDAGADLHAAEARTLQPGERAMVGTGVRIALPDGHVAFVVPRSGLAARQGITIVNAPGTVDAGYRGEIKVILLNTGSEPHAIAVGDRIAQVIVQRIERARFVQVDELPGSDRGEGGFGSSGFGRTKETHG; translated from the coding sequence GTGGACGAGGTCGAGGTGCTGATCGTCGGCGAGCCGCCGGCATACGCGCATCCTGGCGACGCAGGCGCCGACCTGCACGCCGCGGAGGCGCGCACGTTGCAGCCGGGGGAGCGTGCCATGGTCGGCACGGGCGTGCGCATCGCGCTGCCCGACGGCCACGTGGCGTTCGTGGTCCCGCGCAGCGGGCTCGCGGCTCGCCAAGGCATCACGATCGTGAACGCACCGGGCACCGTGGATGCGGGCTATCGCGGCGAGATCAAGGTCATCCTGCTCAACACGGGCAGCGAGCCGCACGCCATCGCGGTCGGCGACCGCATCGCGCAGGTGATCGTGCAGCGCATCGAGCGCGCGCGCTTCGTGCAGGTCGACGAGCTGCCGGGCTCCGACCGCGGCGAGGGTGGCTTCGGCTCGAGCGGGTTCGGACGGACGAAGGAGACGCATGGCTGA
- a CDS encoding DUF3093 domain-containing protein — protein sequence MRHRERLLPPVWLFAVCLLVVPAAVLVFLPIDPVWGWIVAIVLYLGVAGGLVVAAPVVAVDDATLSAGRARIPLAALGEPQVLDRAGSYAVLHADWDARAFHSTVPWTPLLVRIPVVDDADPTTAWVLSTRRPEALAAAIRDARA from the coding sequence GTGCGTCATCGTGAGCGACTCCTGCCACCCGTCTGGCTCTTCGCCGTCTGCCTGCTCGTCGTGCCGGCGGCCGTGCTGGTCTTCCTCCCGATCGACCCCGTGTGGGGGTGGATCGTCGCCATCGTGCTCTACCTCGGGGTCGCGGGCGGGCTCGTCGTCGCCGCGCCCGTCGTCGCCGTCGACGACGCCACGCTCTCGGCCGGCCGCGCGCGCATCCCGCTCGCGGCGCTCGGCGAGCCACAGGTGCTCGACCGCGCAGGCTCGTACGCCGTGCTGCACGCCGACTGGGATGCGCGGGCCTTCCACTCGACCGTGCCGTGGACGCCGCTGCTCGTGCGCATCCCCGTCGTCGACGACGCCGACCCGACGACGGCGTGGGTGCTGTCGACGAGGCGGCCGGAGGCGCTCGCCGCCGCGATCCGCGACGCGCGCGCCTGA
- a CDS encoding DUF4193 domain-containing protein, translating to MATDYDAPRKNDDDAESIEALKERVPAKAQTATDDDADNPGSFDLSAADLSDVELETIVLPAQEDEFTCVSCFLVKHRLQFDHESKLGPICKECA from the coding sequence ATGGCAACCGACTACGACGCACCGCGCAAGAACGACGACGACGCGGAGTCGATCGAGGCGCTCAAGGAGCGCGTCCCCGCCAAGGCGCAGACGGCGACGGACGACGATGCCGACAACCCCGGCAGCTTCGATCTGTCGGCTGCCGACCTGTCGGACGTCGAGCTCGAGACGATCGTGCTGCCGGCGCAGGAGGACGAGTTCACCTGCGTGAGCTGCTTCCTCGTGAAGCACCGCCTGCAGTTCGACCACGAGTCGAAGCTGGGCCCGATCTGCAAGGAGTGCGCGTAG
- the sepH gene encoding septation protein SepH, with product MDKLSVIGVEDDLLVVEAADGARYAIDVAALPELPRPKAQPTQRKASPREIQSALRGGQTAEEVAAETGEDLEFVRRFEGPVVAERDHVLDQALQVAVASGDIDPLAKETTFGDALEARLQDLGASEESWFAWREGAGAWVVRLRFHAQGIDHVATWTFEPRKAALTPRDKEATALSTRGDASTVLMPRLRAVDHGQQQAPVEPEAVEPTPAQAPSQAPQPTKPQPRVEGERFDSGAFRVGEQGPSKPVTPNPVLRDAAQGQPAAVVEAAVSTARPAQAPNHTADLLEALRRRRGEREAALQQAETGTVPDLPKSQDTLFDAPETPAQDDERPGVHHTSPLSGSRPKRGSRQSMPSWDEIVFGARGDDEPA from the coding sequence ATGGACAAGCTCAGTGTGATCGGGGTCGAGGACGACCTGCTCGTCGTGGAGGCCGCCGACGGCGCACGCTACGCGATCGACGTCGCAGCGCTGCCGGAGCTGCCGCGACCCAAGGCGCAGCCGACGCAGCGCAAGGCCTCGCCGCGCGAGATCCAGTCGGCGCTGCGCGGCGGCCAGACCGCCGAGGAGGTGGCGGCCGAGACGGGCGAGGACCTCGAGTTCGTGCGCCGCTTCGAGGGACCCGTCGTCGCCGAGCGCGACCACGTGCTCGACCAGGCGCTGCAGGTGGCCGTCGCCTCGGGCGACATCGACCCGCTCGCGAAGGAGACGACCTTCGGCGACGCCCTCGAGGCGCGCCTGCAGGACCTCGGCGCGAGCGAGGAGTCGTGGTTCGCGTGGCGCGAGGGCGCCGGCGCGTGGGTCGTGCGCCTGCGCTTCCACGCCCAGGGCATCGACCACGTCGCGACGTGGACGTTCGAGCCGCGGAAGGCCGCGCTCACGCCGCGCGACAAGGAGGCCACGGCGCTCAGCACGCGCGGCGACGCCTCCACGGTGCTCATGCCGCGCCTGCGCGCCGTCGACCACGGGCAGCAGCAGGCACCGGTCGAGCCCGAGGCCGTCGAGCCGACGCCCGCACAGGCGCCCTCGCAGGCGCCGCAGCCGACGAAGCCGCAGCCGCGCGTCGAGGGCGAGCGCTTCGACTCGGGCGCGTTCCGCGTCGGCGAGCAGGGGCCGTCGAAGCCCGTGACGCCGAACCCGGTGCTGCGCGATGCCGCGCAGGGCCAGCCGGCAGCCGTCGTCGAGGCCGCCGTCTCGACCGCCCGCCCCGCGCAGGCGCCCAACCACACCGCCGACCTGCTCGAGGCCCTGCGCCGCCGCCGCGGCGAGCGCGAGGCGGCGCTGCAGCAGGCCGAGACCGGCACGGTGCCCGACCTGCCGAAGAGCCAGGACACGCTCTTCGACGCGCCCGAGACGCCCGCGCAGGACGACGAGCGGCCCGGCGTGCACCACACGAGCCCGCTCTCCGGCTCGCGCCCCAAGCGCGGCAGCCGCCAGTCGATGCCGAGCTGGGACGAGATCGTCTTCGGCGCGCGCGGCGACGACGAGCCCGCCTGA
- a CDS encoding MFS transporter — MTASTTTTNKPGGLRRVVSASMAGTVVEWYEFFLYASAATLVFNLIFFPQTDDPLVPILSAFATYSVGFVARPLGGIVFGHFGDKYGRKRLLQLAIVMVGAATFLMGCLPTFDQVGFLAPALLVILRFVQGFAVGGEWGGGVLLVAEHSPDRSRGFWSSFPQAAVPIGNLLATIVLLILSSTLPEDQFLGWGWRVAFWLSVVIVIIGYYIRTRIDDAPIFQEVKAEVAESKAQSYGVFEVLRRYPRGVLTAMGLRFGENIMYYLVVTFSITYLATQHGYDTASILRFMLAAHVLHMLVVPCVGYLSDRVGRRPLSGIGAVLAAGWGFVAFPMFDTENPAIIIAAVCLGLVIHSFMYAPQPAIMAEMFPTRMRYSGVSFGYQVTSILAGSLAPIIAVALLSATGSSVSIAIYLACAAAVTLVAVLVMRETKGTSLRDVDEEDRQRLVAERGES, encoded by the coding sequence ATGACCGCGTCGACGACGACGACGAACAAGCCCGGTGGACTGCGACGGGTGGTGAGCGCCTCGATGGCGGGCACCGTCGTCGAGTGGTACGAGTTCTTCCTGTACGCGAGCGCAGCGACGCTCGTGTTCAACCTCATCTTCTTCCCGCAGACCGACGATCCGCTCGTGCCGATCCTCTCGGCGTTCGCGACCTACTCCGTGGGCTTCGTCGCCCGCCCGCTCGGCGGCATCGTCTTCGGGCACTTCGGCGACAAGTACGGCCGCAAGCGCCTGCTGCAGCTCGCGATCGTCATGGTCGGCGCCGCGACCTTCCTCATGGGCTGCCTTCCGACCTTCGACCAGGTCGGCTTCCTCGCACCCGCGCTGCTCGTCATCCTGCGCTTCGTCCAGGGCTTCGCCGTCGGCGGCGAGTGGGGCGGCGGCGTGCTGCTCGTGGCCGAGCACTCCCCCGACCGCTCGCGCGGCTTCTGGTCGAGCTTCCCGCAGGCCGCGGTGCCGATCGGCAACCTGCTCGCCACGATCGTGCTGCTCATCCTCTCGAGCACGCTGCCCGAGGATCAGTTCCTCGGCTGGGGCTGGCGCGTCGCGTTCTGGCTGTCGGTCGTGATCGTGATCATCGGCTACTACATCCGCACCCGCATCGACGACGCCCCGATCTTCCAGGAGGTCAAGGCGGAGGTCGCCGAGTCGAAGGCGCAGTCGTACGGCGTCTTCGAGGTGCTGCGCCGCTACCCCCGCGGCGTGCTCACGGCCATGGGCCTGCGGTTCGGCGAGAACATCATGTACTACCTCGTCGTCACGTTCTCGATCACGTACCTCGCGACGCAGCACGGCTACGACACCGCCTCGATCCTGCGCTTCATGCTCGCGGCGCACGTGCTGCACATGCTCGTCGTGCCGTGCGTCGGCTACCTCTCCGACCGCGTCGGCAGGCGACCGCTCTCGGGCATCGGCGCCGTGCTCGCCGCCGGCTGGGGCTTCGTCGCCTTCCCGATGTTCGACACCGAGAACCCGGCGATCATCATCGCCGCCGTGTGCCTCGGCCTCGTCATCCACTCGTTCATGTACGCGCCGCAGCCGGCGATCATGGCCGAGATGTTCCCGACGCGCATGCGCTACTCGGGCGTCTCGTTCGGCTACCAGGTCACGTCGATCCTCGCGGGCTCGCTCGCGCCGATCATCGCCGTCGCGCTGCTGAGCGCGACGGGCAGCTCGGTGTCGATCGCGATCTACCTCGCGTGCGCTGCCGCCGTGACGCTCGTCGCCGTGCTCGTCATGCGCGAGACGAAGGGCACGTCGCTGCGCGACGTCGACGAGGAGGATCGCCAGCGCCTCGTCGCCGAGCGGGGCGAGTCGTGA
- a CDS encoding NAD(P)-dependent oxidoreductase, protein MSVVAWIGLGAMGGRMSAHLAAAGHDVRGVDVVPALVEAAAARGVVAAASVADAVRDADVVILSLPKGEHVRQVLDGPDGAWASARPGTLLLDTSTVDVATSRWCHEQSAERGHRFVDAPVSGGVSGAEAGTLTVMLGGEAADVADASGVVAPFAGSTIAVGPATHGIAAKLVNNMMLGIGMLAVSEGSQLARHLGLDPQAFWDVARVSSGDSWPLRTWYPVPGIVDSSPANRGFAPGFSTDLAEKDLSLAVAGADETGVHVPAARIVLEQLRALQAEGLGGLDCTLVARFASPDGTLEGYDAGGQDPA, encoded by the coding sequence GTGAGCGTCGTCGCCTGGATCGGCCTCGGCGCGATGGGCGGGCGGATGTCCGCCCACCTCGCCGCGGCGGGGCACGACGTGCGCGGCGTCGACGTCGTGCCGGCGCTCGTCGAGGCCGCCGCCGCTCGCGGCGTCGTCGCGGCGGCGTCGGTCGCCGACGCGGTGCGCGACGCCGACGTCGTCATCCTGAGCCTCCCGAAGGGCGAGCACGTGCGGCAGGTGCTCGACGGACCCGACGGCGCGTGGGCGAGCGCCCGGCCCGGCACCCTGCTCCTCGACACCTCCACGGTCGACGTCGCGACGTCGCGCTGGTGCCACGAGCAGTCCGCCGAGCGCGGCCACCGGTTCGTCGACGCCCCGGTGTCGGGCGGCGTGAGCGGCGCCGAGGCCGGCACGCTCACGGTCATGCTCGGCGGCGAGGCGGCCGACGTCGCCGACGCGTCGGGCGTCGTCGCGCCCTTCGCGGGCTCGACGATCGCGGTCGGGCCTGCGACGCACGGCATCGCCGCGAAGCTCGTGAACAACATGATGCTCGGCATCGGCATGCTCGCCGTCTCGGAGGGCTCGCAGCTCGCGCGGCACCTCGGGCTCGACCCGCAGGCGTTCTGGGACGTCGCGCGCGTCTCGTCGGGCGACTCGTGGCCGCTGCGCACCTGGTACCCCGTGCCGGGCATCGTCGACTCGAGCCCCGCGAACCGCGGCTTCGCGCCTGGCTTCTCGACCGACCTCGCCGAGAAGGACCTGTCGCTCGCCGTCGCGGGCGCCGACGAGACGGGCGTGCACGTGCCCGCGGCGCGCATCGTGCTCGAGCAGCTGCGTGCGCTGCAGGCAGAGGGCCTCGGCGGCCTGGACTGCACGCTCGTCGCGCGCTTCGCGTCGCCAGACGGCACGCTCGAGGGCTACGACGCCGGAGGTCAGGACCCCGCGTAG
- a CDS encoding alkaline phosphatase family protein, giving the protein MLPAASPAGVRLADVLASQVLSASGARNALGLPRARRSVIVVVDGLGVANLNARAGHARTLVAGPRKGIVSGFPTTTAAALTSLYTGTTPGQHGIVGYDALVPGVGVRNQLRDWGGAMDPETWQRSAPLLADVQSTVVNEPRYADSGFTRATLRGADYVAARTIDDRIDAAIDAVHARDGIVSCYVPDLDRIGHEQGWQSDAWIDALERLDGAVARLADRIPAGAGILVTADHGMVDVPEHKHLIVPPALLEGVAHVAGEPRCLQLHRDPSHSGWEATVDAWRAAFGDVAWIATRDELVASGWLGEVDDAVLPRIGDLVVAMRGSGALYVRDDDPARGMVGQHGSFTSEELRVPLVRLGAYAGS; this is encoded by the coding sequence ATGCTACCTGCGGCCAGCCCTGCCGGCGTGCGCCTCGCCGACGTGCTGGCCTCCCAGGTCCTCTCGGCGAGCGGCGCTCGCAACGCCCTCGGCCTGCCCCGTGCGCGGCGCAGCGTGATCGTGGTCGTCGACGGCCTCGGGGTCGCGAACCTCAATGCTCGTGCTGGGCACGCGCGCACGCTCGTGGCCGGGCCGCGCAAGGGCATCGTCTCGGGCTTCCCGACCACGACGGCTGCCGCGCTGACGTCGCTCTACACGGGCACGACGCCCGGGCAGCACGGCATCGTCGGCTACGACGCGCTCGTGCCCGGCGTCGGCGTGCGCAACCAGCTGCGCGACTGGGGCGGCGCCATGGACCCCGAGACGTGGCAGCGCAGCGCGCCGCTGCTCGCCGACGTGCAGAGCACCGTCGTGAACGAGCCCCGGTACGCCGACTCCGGCTTCACGCGCGCCACCCTGCGTGGCGCCGACTACGTCGCTGCCCGCACGATCGACGACCGCATCGACGCCGCGATCGATGCCGTGCACGCCCGCGACGGCATCGTGAGCTGCTACGTGCCCGACCTCGACCGCATCGGCCACGAGCAGGGCTGGCAGTCGGATGCGTGGATCGACGCGCTCGAGCGCCTCGACGGCGCCGTCGCGCGACTCGCCGACCGCATCCCGGCCGGCGCCGGCATCCTCGTCACCGCCGACCACGGCATGGTCGACGTGCCCGAGCACAAGCACCTCATCGTGCCGCCCGCGCTGCTCGAGGGCGTCGCGCACGTCGCGGGGGAGCCGCGCTGCCTGCAGCTGCACCGCGACCCGTCGCACAGCGGCTGGGAGGCGACGGTCGACGCGTGGCGCGCCGCGTTCGGCGACGTCGCGTGGATCGCGACGCGCGACGAGCTCGTGGCGTCGGGATGGCTCGGCGAGGTCGACGACGCGGTGCTGCCGCGCATCGGCGACCTCGTGGTCGCGATGCGCGGCAGCGGTGCGCTCTACGTGCGCGACGACGATCCGGCGCGCGGCATGGTGGGCCAGCACGGCTCGTTCACGTCGGAGGAGCTGCGGGTGCCGCTCGTGCGGCTCGGCGCCTACGCGGGGTCCTGA
- a CDS encoding DNA gyrase/topoisomerase IV subunit A, with translation MTDITAPSDGERIEDVDVATEMQGSFLEYAYSVIYTRALPDARDGLKPVQRRILFQMAEMGLTPDRGHVKSARVVGDVMGKLHPHGDSPIYDALVRLAQPFTMRVPLVDGHGNFGSLDDGPAASRYTEARLDAAGLSLTAGLDEDVVDFEPNYDGEFQQPVVLPASYPNLLVNGAAGIAVGMATNMAPHNLVEIVQAAKHLLEHPDASVDDLMAFVPGPDLPGGGIIAGLDGVRDAYATGRGSFKTRARVSIERSGRKSQLVFTELPYLVGPERVIEKIKDGVQSKRLQGLSDVQDLTDRKHGLRLVVDVKTGFSPEAVLEQLYRVTPLEDGFSINAVALVDGTPRTLGLVDLLRVYLDHRLQVVRRRSAFRLKKAKDRLHLVEGLLIAIVDIDEVIQVIRTSEDAGQARTRLQDVFDLSEAQAEYILELRLRRLTRFSRIELEQEAEELRNRIAELERILADRGLLRRVVADELDDVAERFGTPRRTLLTEARPKATTKAQQAQLEVADEPTAVVLSATGRLVRIDTTEPLPAPARRSRHDAIRAEVRTTTRGSFGVVTTSGRVLRTTPVDLPSVPATSIGLTAGLKLKDLVALERGEDVVSIVSLADERPILVATEQGTVKRTLPSALPDRDETEIIALKPKDRVVGVGHATDDDWVVLVASDAQVLRFKAKDVNPQGPGAAGMKGISLKGDATVLFAGVATDAAAIVTVTAAAETLAGLDDARVKVSVIDEFPAKGRATGGVAGHRFLKGETTLAAAWAGTAPLAVGSDGSQRALPEPSTRTGSGIAIEQPIGAIGTTLGS, from the coding sequence ATGACCGACATCACCGCACCCTCCGACGGCGAGCGCATCGAGGACGTCGATGTCGCCACCGAGATGCAGGGCTCCTTCCTCGAGTACGCCTACTCCGTCATCTACACGCGCGCCCTGCCCGACGCGCGCGACGGGCTCAAGCCCGTGCAGCGACGCATCCTGTTCCAGATGGCCGAGATGGGGCTCACGCCCGACCGCGGGCACGTGAAGTCGGCGCGCGTCGTCGGCGACGTCATGGGCAAGCTGCACCCGCACGGCGACTCCCCCATCTACGACGCGCTCGTGCGCCTCGCGCAGCCGTTCACGATGCGCGTGCCGCTCGTCGACGGCCACGGCAACTTCGGCTCGCTCGACGACGGCCCCGCCGCGTCGCGCTACACCGAGGCGCGCCTCGACGCCGCGGGCCTCTCGCTCACCGCGGGCCTCGACGAGGACGTCGTCGACTTCGAGCCGAACTACGACGGCGAGTTCCAGCAGCCGGTCGTGCTGCCCGCGTCGTATCCGAACCTCCTCGTGAACGGCGCCGCCGGCATCGCCGTCGGCATGGCGACGAACATGGCGCCGCACAACCTCGTCGAGATCGTGCAGGCGGCGAAGCACCTGCTCGAGCACCCCGACGCGTCGGTCGACGACCTCATGGCGTTCGTGCCCGGCCCCGACCTCCCCGGCGGCGGCATCATCGCGGGCCTCGACGGCGTCCGCGACGCGTATGCGACGGGCCGCGGCTCGTTCAAGACCCGCGCACGCGTGTCGATCGAGCGCAGCGGCCGCAAGTCGCAGCTCGTCTTCACCGAGCTGCCGTACCTCGTCGGCCCCGAGCGCGTCATCGAGAAGATCAAGGACGGCGTGCAGTCGAAGCGCCTCCAGGGCCTCTCCGACGTGCAGGACCTCACCGATCGCAAGCACGGCCTGCGCCTCGTCGTCGACGTCAAGACGGGCTTCAGCCCCGAGGCGGTGCTCGAGCAGCTCTACCGCGTCACGCCCCTCGAGGACGGCTTCTCGATCAACGCCGTCGCGCTCGTCGACGGCACGCCGCGCACGCTCGGCCTCGTCGACCTGCTGCGCGTCTACCTCGACCACCGCCTCCAGGTCGTGCGCCGTCGCAGCGCCTTCCGCCTGAAGAAGGCCAAGGATCGCCTGCACCTCGTCGAGGGCCTGCTCATCGCGATCGTCGACATCGACGAGGTCATCCAGGTCATCCGCACGAGCGAGGACGCCGGTCAGGCACGCACGCGCCTGCAGGACGTCTTCGATCTGTCGGAGGCGCAGGCCGAGTACATCCTCGAGCTGCGCCTGCGTCGTCTCACGCGCTTCTCGCGCATCGAGCTCGAGCAGGAGGCCGAGGAGCTGCGGAACCGGATCGCCGAGCTCGAGCGCATCCTCGCCGACCGCGGCCTGCTGCGCCGCGTCGTCGCCGACGAGCTCGACGACGTCGCGGAGCGCTTCGGCACGCCGCGCCGCACGCTGCTCACGGAGGCGCGTCCCAAGGCGACGACGAAGGCGCAGCAGGCGCAGCTCGAGGTCGCCGACGAGCCGACGGCCGTCGTGCTCTCGGCCACGGGCCGCCTCGTACGCATCGACACGACCGAGCCGCTGCCAGCGCCGGCGCGCCGCTCGCGCCACGACGCCATCCGCGCCGAGGTGCGCACGACGACGCGTGGCTCGTTCGGCGTCGTCACGACGTCGGGGCGCGTGCTGCGCACGACGCCCGTCGACCTGCCGTCGGTGCCCGCGACCTCGATCGGCCTCACCGCCGGCCTCAAGCTCAAGGACCTCGTGGCGCTCGAGCGGGGCGAGGACGTCGTGTCGATCGTGTCGCTCGCCGACGAGCGGCCCATCCTCGTCGCGACGGAGCAGGGCACCGTCAAGCGCACGCTGCCCTCGGCGCTCCCCGATCGCGACGAGACCGAGATCATCGCGCTCAAGCCCAAGGACCGCGTCGTCGGCGTGGGCCACGCGACCGACGACGACTGGGTCGTGCTCGTCGCATCCGACGCGCAGGTGCTGCGCTTCAAGGCGAAGGACGTCAACCCGCAGGGTCCCGGCGCCGCGGGCATGAAGGGCATCTCGCTCAAGGGCGACGCGACCGTGCTATTCGCGGGCGTCGCGACCGACGCCGCCGCGATCGTCACGGTGACCGCGGCCGCCGAGACCCTCGCGGGCCTCGACGACGCGCGCGTGAAGGTCTCGGTGATCGACGAGTTCCCCGCGAAGGGACGCGCGACGGGCGGCGTCGCCGGCCACCGCTTCCTCAAGGGCGAGACGACCCTCGCCGCCGCGTGGGCGGGCACGGCCCCGCTCGCGGTCGGCAGCGACGGCAGCCAGCGCGCGCTGCCCGAGCCGTCGACGCGCACGGGATCGGGGATCGCGATCGAGCAGCCGATCGGCGCGATCGGCACGACGCTCGGCAGCTGA
- a CDS encoding DMT family transporter yields the protein MPRSRIPEPIVDLLLVAVAAVWGASFLVAKALTEEVGAASTLALRFLAAVVGLAVLCVVRRERLPHGRGLAIAAALGCTQALVIGLETWGVHLTSATNAGLLISLALVCTPVLESVASRSWLPRTYFVAAVAAVVGVAMLVSDGGLRTPTVGDLLVIVAAIVRAVHVTASARLTRTRSDSTLGVVMVQLVVCAVASCAIAGAPLVDAAASLSPRGWASVAFLGLLCSVFAFVVQLWAVRRTSATRASILMGTEPVWALAAGVALGGESLALVGLAGAALIVAASYAGQAIERRHRLAQDARARGEAREPSVPSLP from the coding sequence ATGCCCCGCTCCCGCATCCCCGAGCCCATCGTCGACCTGCTGCTCGTCGCCGTCGCGGCCGTGTGGGGTGCGAGCTTCCTCGTCGCCAAGGCGCTGACCGAGGAGGTGGGCGCCGCCTCGACGCTCGCCCTGCGCTTCCTCGCCGCCGTCGTCGGCCTCGCCGTGCTGTGCGTCGTGCGTCGCGAGCGGCTCCCGCACGGACGGGGTCTCGCGATCGCGGCGGCGCTCGGCTGCACGCAGGCGCTCGTCATCGGGCTCGAGACGTGGGGCGTGCACCTCACGTCGGCGACGAACGCCGGGCTGCTCATCAGCCTCGCGCTCGTGTGCACGCCCGTGCTCGAGAGCGTCGCCTCGCGGTCGTGGCTGCCGCGCACGTACTTCGTCGCCGCGGTCGCCGCCGTCGTCGGCGTCGCGATGCTCGTGTCCGACGGTGGCCTGCGCACCCCGACCGTCGGCGACCTGCTCGTGATCGTCGCGGCGATCGTGCGCGCCGTGCACGTCACGGCCAGCGCGCGCCTCACGCGCACGCGCTCCGACTCGACCCTCGGCGTCGTCATGGTGCAGCTCGTCGTCTGCGCCGTCGCCTCGTGCGCGATCGCGGGCGCCCCGCTCGTCGATGCGGCAGCGTCGCTCTCGCCGAGGGGGTGGGCGAGCGTCGCGTTCCTCGGACTGCTGTGCTCGGTGTTCGCCTTCGTGGTGCAGCTGTGGGCCGTGCGCCGCACGTCGGCGACGCGCGCGAGCATCCTCATGGGCACGGAGCCCGTGTGGGCGCTCGCCGCGGGCGTCGCGCTCGGCGGCGAGTCGCTCGCGCTCGTGGGGCTCGCCGGCGCTGCGCTCATCGTCGCGGCGTCGTACGCGGGGCAGGCCATCGAGCGTCGGCACCGGCTGGCGCAGGATGCGCGGGCCAGGGGAGAGGCGCGGGAGCCGAGCGTCCCGAGCCTGCCCTGA
- a CDS encoding LysR family transcriptional regulator, producing the protein MDPIHLRLLRELATRGSVAAVAAAQHVSASAVSQQLAVLQSRSPVPLTMRRGRVLVLTPAGEALAAAGVRVEEALVGAREAVGAFVDDVERPVRVSAFHSAGLMLFGPLLRAVEGGPSLLLTDADVANRDFPALTLDHDVVVAHRLSHDAEWPRDRVVTTPLLAEPLVIAMPTTHRLAGRDRLTAADLADEPWVSVHEGFPLAGVIAHVGAVAGRPPRILHRINDFSVTAEVVRAGAAIAIMPSVAGQPLATDGLVLRRLDDVDLVRHVDALSRPDALASAAVRRTLEALVDVAGRALDATPATT; encoded by the coding sequence ATGGATCCGATCCACCTGCGGCTGCTGCGCGAGCTCGCCACCCGCGGCAGCGTCGCGGCGGTCGCCGCCGCCCAGCACGTCTCGGCGTCGGCCGTCTCGCAGCAGCTCGCCGTGCTGCAGTCGCGCTCCCCCGTGCCCCTCACGATGCGCCGCGGACGCGTGCTCGTGCTCACGCCCGCCGGCGAGGCCCTCGCGGCCGCCGGCGTGCGCGTCGAGGAGGCGCTCGTCGGCGCGCGCGAGGCCGTCGGCGCGTTCGTCGACGACGTCGAGCGGCCCGTGCGCGTCTCGGCGTTCCACAGCGCCGGGCTCATGCTCTTCGGCCCCCTGCTGCGCGCCGTCGAGGGCGGCCCGTCGCTGCTGCTCACCGACGCCGACGTCGCGAACCGCGACTTCCCGGCCCTGACGCTCGATCACGACGTCGTCGTGGCGCACCGCCTCTCGCACGACGCCGAGTGGCCGCGCGACCGCGTGGTGACGACGCCGCTGCTGGCCGAGCCGCTCGTGATCGCGATGCCGACGACGCATCGCCTCGCGGGCCGCGACCGGCTGACGGCTGCGGACCTCGCCGACGAGCCCTGGGTGTCGGTGCACGAGGGGTTCCCGCTCGCTGGCGTGATCGCGCACGTCGGCGCCGTCGCGGGGCGACCGCCGCGCATCCTGCACCGCATCAACGACTTCTCGGTGACGGCCGAGGTCGTGCGCGCGGGCGCCGCCATCGCGATCATGCCGAGCGTGGCGGGGCAGCCGCTCGCGACCGACGGGCTCGTGCTGCGACGGCTCGACGACGTCGACCTCGTGCGGCACGTCGACGCCCTGTCGCGGCCCGACGCGCTCGCCTCGGCCGCCGTGCGGCGCACGCTCGAGGCGCTCGTCGACGTCGCGGGACGCGCGCTCGACGCGACGCCAGCGACGACCTGA